Proteins encoded by one window of Lathyrus oleraceus cultivar Zhongwan6 chromosome 1, CAAS_Psat_ZW6_1.0, whole genome shotgun sequence:
- the LOC127100479 gene encoding uncharacterized protein LOC127100479 yields MCTTSVYGYSKSVTTNGKELTVTKTDNVPIGQRLAPGITKRLKSKKGQAIESSSTPSKNVRKIASVGPTKIWSKVVTPVSKNKSLKRKEDPSESSESDHDVKHNVQDIISTSRKQASENKIPTNISEVPIYKISFHFVENVEKWKFVYQRRLALERELGKYAFECKEVMCLIEKAGLMKTVIGFGKCYEMLVKEFIVNISNECDNKRRKEFRKVYVRGRYVDFSPETINRFLGRNEEEQAEIEVSNNVMCKHIIAKQVKE; encoded by the exons ATGTGTACAACAAGTGTGTATGGATATTCTAAAAGT GTCACTACAAATGGAAAGGAATTAACTGTGACAAAGACTGATAATGTTCCTATTGGCCAAAGACTGGCTCCTGGTATAACTAAAAGGTTGAAGAGCAAAAAAGGTCAAGCTATTGAATCCTCCAGCACACCCTCCAAAAATGTCAGGAAAATAGCTAGTGTTGGTCCCACAAAAATATGGAGCAAGGTGGTTACTCCTGTGTCTAAGAATAAATCCCTGAAAAGGAAGGAAGATCCTTCTGAGTCTAGTGAATCTGACCATGATGTCAAACACAATGTTCAAGACATCATTTCTACTTCCAGAAAGCAAGCCTCTGAGAATAAGATACCAACTAATATCTCTGAAGTTCCAATTTATAAGATTTCATTTCACTTTGTGGAGAATGttgaaaaatggaaatttgtttATCAAAGAAGATTAGCACTGGAAAGGGAATTGGGGAAATATGCTTTTGAATGTAAAGAGGTGATGTGCCTTATTGAAAAGGCTGGATTAATGAAAACGGTAATTGGTTTTGGCAAGTGCTATGAGATGCTTGTCAAAGAATTTATTGTGAACATCTCTAATGAATGCGATAACAAGAGGAGAAAGGAGTTTAGAAAAGTGTATGTCAGAGGAAGATATGTGGATTTTTCTCCTGAAACAATCAACCGGTTCTTGGGAAGAAATGAAGAAGAACAAGCTGAAATTGAAGTCTCTAACAATGTCATGTGCAAACATATTATTGCTAAGCAAGTGAAGGAATAG